The Acinetobacter calcoaceticus sequence TGTTTTCCAGACAACCATGCGACAGTAATACCTAATGGTTCAAACCAACGCTTAAAATTCAAATAATGCTGTTCTGCAAGAATTTCGGTAGGAGCCATTAACGCAACCTGCCAATCAGCTTCTAAAGCATGGCAAGCAGCTACAGCTGCAACCAAAGTTTTTCCAGCGCCTACATCGCCTTGTACTAATCGCAGCATTGGTTGGTGCTGTTTTAAATCATTCAAAATTTCTTTAGATACACGTTTTTGTGCATTGGTCATTTGAAAAGGCAAAGCTTCTAATAACTTTTTAGCTAATATTTTACTACTTGAAAAAGCCGGAGATGCAATTTGACGGATATAAGCACGGCGATTAAGTAAACTAATTTGGTGTGCAACCAACTCTTCAAAAATAAGCCGTTGTTGGGCTGGATGTGAACCTTCGGCCAATTGAACCATATTGGCATCAACTGGCGGCTCATGAATGTAATACAAAGCCTCTTTGAGGGCATAGCCATTGGTATATTGCTTAGGCAGTAGCTCTGGCAAAGCATCACTATGATGTTTTAATGCTTGTTTTACATACTCACGTAATTTTGGTTGGGTTAGACCCTCAGTACTTGGGTAAATTGCTGTAAGTTGGGTCTTTGGTAGGGGAGTATGTTCATTAATGAGGTGAATTTCAGGATGATACATCTCAAGGCCACGCGCTCCTACGCGAACTTCACCAAAAATACGTAAGCGATGACCGGGTTTTATTTTGTCAGTGAGGTTTTTATAAATATGATAAAAGCGTAAGGTGACTTTACCGAATTCATCTTGAACCAAGGCTGCCATAGATTTTCGTTTTCCCGGAGGGAAATCAATTGATCTGACCTCACCTTCGAGTAAATAGCTACGCCCAACCACCAGTTGATTCATTGCAATAATCGTACTGCGGTCTTCATAATCACGTGGCAGATGAAACAGTAAATCATCTGTGGTAAAAATATTTAGTTTTTCGAGCAGGGCTGCTGAAGCCGATCCAACGCCTTGTAACTGATGGACTGAAGTCATGTCCCCTCAACGAGTATTCTATGCATATATTATTTATCGGTTATGGTAAAACATCTCAGCGTGTTGCTAAACAACTATTTGAGAAAGAACATCAAATTACCACAATCAGCCGTAGTGTAAAAACGGATAGTTACGCAACCCATCTAGTTCAAGATATCTTTAAACTTGATTTAAGTAAAATTGAACCTGTAGATGTCGTATATATTTTACTTTCCCCGACAGAAGGTACGGTTGAGGGCTATCAGCATACGTATGTAGATAGTATTGAACCGATTCGAGAAGCATTAAAAATACATCCGGTAAAAAAAATAATTGTAGTCTCTTCTACGCGGGTATATGGTGAAAATACAGGAGAGATCATTGATGATTTTAGCGAAATTCAGCCAAGTGATGCACAAGGCCATATATTGCATACTATGGAGCTACTTTGGCAGAAGCACTATCCAAACCAATGTGTAATTGTTCGCCCTACAGGTATTTATGGAACTTCCGTTACCCGTTTGAAGAAAATGGCTGAAAATAGTCAAAGCTATCCAAATATACATTATAGCAATCGAATACATATTGATGATTTAGCAAGATTTTTGGCTTTTATGGCTCGTTATGAAACTGATCAAGCGAGCTATATTGTGACTAATAATCAACCATTGCCCTTGCATGAAATTATCTTGTGGTTTCAAAAACAATTGGGATTGCCCGAGTTAACTTTAGAATCGAACCACACTTCAGGTAAAAGAATTTATGCTAAACACTTGCTTCAAACAGGTTTTCAATTAGAGCATCCAATTTGCTTTAATGACTATTTATTATGTTTAAATGTTCATGGTACAAAATAAAATTTTGATTAAACTTTAAATAAGAATAGAAATACCTGATGAGGCAGCCAAATTGCCGATAAAGATAAAAAGGTTGAAAGTGAAAAAAATTTGCTTAGCTCTTATTTTGAGCATAACAACAGCTTATAGTTGGGCCGAGGATCAGGTGTGGTGTGCATATGACCCGATTGGTTCCCAAGGGGATATCACACGTCGTTTAAATGACATTCGATTATATGCCCAGCAATATCAAGTCAAATTTAAAGTGGTTACTTATCAAAAAGAACAACAGGCCATACAGGCTTTTGATGAGGGTAAATGTTCAGGTTTAGCGGCATCTAATTTTAATACTTATCGTTATAACCAGTTTATGGGGAGTACCGCAGGTATCGGGCTCATTCCTAATAATCGTACCGCTAAAAGCTTATTGCAGCTTTTAAATCATCCAACAGTCGAGAAAAGGCTCATTTCTAAGGACTATGAAGCAGTAGGGATGATTCCTATTGGCACTGCTTATATGGTCCTAAAAAATAAGAAAATCTCTAGGGTTGCTCAATTAAGAAATCAACGTATTGGCGTATTACCAAATAATCCACCACAACAGGCATTGGTCCGAAGTGTGGGTGGTCAGCCAGTTTATGTTGATTTATCTAATGCAATTGTTCAGTTTAAGCAAGACAAAATCGATATTGTTCCAGCTCCTATATATGGATTATTGCCCTATAATTTACAGAAAGAATTTGGGCCAGATGTCCAAGTCATTAACTTTCCTTTGGCATATTTCGGTGTCAATTTAATTATTAAGCCACAAGCTTATCCTGCTAATTTTGGCCGAAAAATTCGAGGATGGTTTGTTCAAAACAGTCAATTACTGACTAACCGTGCGACCCAGTGGGAAAATCATTTACCTGCTTATTATTGGGTAGATGTCTCTTTTTATGAAAAACAGAGCTATGACGTTATGGTTGCAAAAATACGCAATCAGTACGTACTTTCAGGTTATTACGATGCTTATTTTGTTCAACTGATGAAGCGTCTGCGTTGTATGGATGATCCGCGCTATTTTGAATG is a genomic window containing:
- the recG gene encoding ATP-dependent DNA helicase RecG, with the protein product MTSVHQLQGVGSASAALLEKLNIFTTDDLLFHLPRDYEDRSTIIAMNQLVVGRSYLLEGEVRSIDFPPGKRKSMAALVQDEFGKVTLRFYHIYKNLTDKIKPGHRLRIFGEVRVGARGLEMYHPEIHLINEHTPLPKTQLTAIYPSTEGLTQPKLREYVKQALKHHSDALPELLPKQYTNGYALKEALYYIHEPPVDANMVQLAEGSHPAQQRLIFEELVAHQISLLNRRAYIRQIASPAFSSSKILAKKLLEALPFQMTNAQKRVSKEILNDLKQHQPMLRLVQGDVGAGKTLVAAVAACHALEADWQVALMAPTEILAEQHYLNFKRWFEPLGITVAWLSGKQKGKARAQAEQQIKEGHAELIIGTHALFQDTVGFAKLGLVIIDEQHRFGVDQRLALRNKGAEQFTPHQLVMTATPIPRTLAMSAYGDLDTSIIDELPPGRTPIQTVTIPLDRREEVLQRIASNCRDGKQAYWVCTLVEQSETLDAQAAEATYQEMKERFPELHIGLVHGKMKADEKQSVMQAFKNNELQLLIATTVIEVGVDVPNSSIMVIENAERLGLSQLHQLRGRVGRGAQASFCVLLYKTPLSQNGQERLSILRESNDGFVIAEKDLELRGPGELLGTKQTGDMGFRVARLERDDHLLSQAHYVAQQVLKDYPEQADALLKRWLPEAPRYAYV
- a CDS encoding NAD-dependent epimerase/dehydratase family protein translates to MHILFIGYGKTSQRVAKQLFEKEHQITTISRSVKTDSYATHLVQDIFKLDLSKIEPVDVVYILLSPTEGTVEGYQHTYVDSIEPIREALKIHPVKKIIVVSSTRVYGENTGEIIDDFSEIQPSDAQGHILHTMELLWQKHYPNQCVIVRPTGIYGTSVTRLKKMAENSQSYPNIHYSNRIHIDDLARFLAFMARYETDQASYIVTNNQPLPLHEIILWFQKQLGLPELTLESNHTSGKRIYAKHLLQTGFQLEHPICFNDYLLCLNVHGTK
- a CDS encoding putative solute-binding protein; translation: MKKICLALILSITTAYSWAEDQVWCAYDPIGSQGDITRRLNDIRLYAQQYQVKFKVVTYQKEQQAIQAFDEGKCSGLAASNFNTYRYNQFMGSTAGIGLIPNNRTAKSLLQLLNHPTVEKRLISKDYEAVGMIPIGTAYMVLKNKKISRVAQLRNQRIGVLPNNPPQQALVRSVGGQPVYVDLSNAIVQFKQDKIDIVPAPIYGLLPYNLQKEFGPDVQVINFPLAYFGVNLIIKPQAYPANFGRKIRGWFVQNSQLLTNRATQWENHLPAYYWVDVSFYEKQSYDVMVAKIRNQYVLSGYYDAYFVQLMKRLRCMDDPRYFECPIR